The proteins below come from a single Gossypium raimondii isolate GPD5lz chromosome 2, ASM2569854v1, whole genome shotgun sequence genomic window:
- the LOC105788583 gene encoding receptor-like protein EIX2, with the protein MIMAGSMRVVVTSIFLALLIETSTFEYVCAANRNVSCHEVERQALLKLKQDLIDPSGRLASWGNNLNCCNWSGVICDNLTGDVIQLRLRNPLDPYNGFYIPSEAYAKMWFSGKINPSLLDLKHLRYLDLSGSNFGGIQIPEFLGSVHTLRYLNLSAAGFGGLVPPQLGNLTNLHVLDLHDFSSLVYAENLQWLSHLVKLKHLDLSSVDLSKASDWFQVTNTLPSLVEIHLSGCQLHRLPLQADVNFSSLSILDLSSNSFSNPLIPGWFFKLNSLVSLDLSHNNFQGQLPHGLRNLSSLRYLNLYWNNFNSSIPSWLYGFTSLEFLNLGSNYFHGSISNGFQNLTSLTTLDLSDNELTGDVPNSMGSLCSLKKIKLSGLHLSRDLSEILQALSSPGCLLNRLESLYLDSCEIFGHLTDRLLLFKNLADLSLSRNSISGSIPVSLGLLASLRTLDLSQNRVNGTLPESIGQLWKMEKLWLSHNMLEGVVSEVHFANLTRLRLFQASGNPLVLEASPEWVPPFQLGVMALSSWHLGPKFPSWLRSQRDFVYLDISVTGIIDTIPNWFWNLSTIYFSLNLSHNQIYGELPHRIGTSPVADLVYVDLSFNHFDGPLPCLSSKVNTLDLSNNLFSGPISNLLCSKMEEPYWLEILHLADNHLSGEIPDCWMNWPNLVSVDLENNSLSGVIPSSMGSLNLLQSLHLRKNNLSGVLPSSLQNCTSLLAIDLGENHFVGNIPGWIGEKLSDSILISLGSNRFQGQIPDNLCSLSYLTILDLAHNNLSGTIPKCFMNLSAMAANQNSSNPISYAFGHFGTSLETLLLMIKGILLEYSSTLQLVTSMDLSDNNLAGEIPAGMTDLLGLRFLNLSNNHLTGRIPKNIGNMRLLESIDLSRNQLRGEIPPSMSALTFLGYLNLSENNLTGKIPSSTQLQSFDISSYDGNHLCGPPLLEICSTDATTSGDHNNNENNEGDGLEVDWLWFYASMAFGFVVGFWVVMGPLLFNKSWRFRYFRILERLEYKIRNGHH; encoded by the coding sequence ATGATCATGGCTGGTTCCATGAGAGTTGTTGTGACATCCATTTTCTTAGCTCTCCTCATCGAAACATCTACGTTCGAATACGTTTGCGCTGCGAACCGGAATGTGAGTTGCCATGAAGTTGAGAGACAAGCTCTGTTGAAACTCAAGCAAGATCTTATAGATCCTTCAGGTCGACTTGCCTCTTGGGGCAATAACCTCAACTGTTGCAATTGGAGTGGAGTTATTTGTGATAACTTAACTGGCGATGTTATTCAGCTTCGCCTGCGGAATCCTTTAGATCCCTACAACGGATTTTATATTCCAAGTGAGGCTTACGCAAAGATGTGGTTTTCAGGCAAGATCAATCCTTCTTTGTTGGATTTAAAGCATTTGAGGTACTTGGATTTAAGTGGCAGTAATTTTGGAGGAATACAAATTCCCGAGTTCCTTGGTTCCGTGCACACGCTAAGATATCTGAATCTATCTGCAGCAGGATTTGGGGGATTGGTTCCACCCCAACTTGGAAATCTGACAAATCTGCATGTTCTTGATCTCCATGATTTTTCATCACTTGTGTATGCTGAAAACCTTCAATGGCTTTCCCATCTTGTGAAGCTGAAACACCTTGATCTTAGCAGTGTAGATCTCAGCAAAGCCTCAGACTGGTTTCAAGTGACAAATACACTCCCTTCTTTAGTAGAGATTCACTTATCAGGTTGCCAACTTCATCGTCTTCCTCTACAAGCTGATGTTAATTTCTCATCTCTCTCCATACTTGATCTCTCTTCCAATTCCTTTAGTAACCCTTTGATTCCTGGGTGGTTTTTTAAGCTCAACTCTTTGGTATCCCTTGATCTCAGCCATAACAATTTCCAAGGCCAACTCCCCCACGGTCTCCGAAACTTGAGCTCTCTTAGATACCTCAATCTATATTGGAAcaattttaactcttcaataccCTCTTGGCTTTATGGTTTTACGAGTCTTGAATTCCTAAACCTTGGGTCCAATTATTTCCATGGTTCCATCTCAAATGGCTTTCAGAACTTAACCTCTCTCACTACACTTGACCTGTCGGACAATGAACTTACAGGGGATGTTCCAAACTCCATGGGAAGTCTTTGCAGTTTGAAGAAGATCAAACTCTCAGGTCTCCATTTGAGTCGAGACTTATCAGAAATCTTACAAGCTTTATCATCACCAGGATGCCTGTTAAACAGATTAGAGTCTTTATATCTGGATAGTTGTGAAATTTTTGGCCATTTGACTGATCGGCTTCTACTATTCAAAAACCTGGCAGACCTTTCCCTATCCAGGAACTCAATTTCTGGTTCAATACCAGTTTCACTAGGATTACTTGCATCATTGAGGACATTGGACCTATCTCAAAATCGAGTGAATGGGACTTTACCTGAATCAATAGGACAACTTTGGAAAATGGAAAAACTATGGCTGAGTCACAATATGTTAGAAGGTGTGGTTTCTGAAGTTCACTTTGCTAATCTCACCAGGTTGCGCTTATTTCAAGCATCTGGAAATCCTTTAGTTTTGGAAGCAAGTCCTGAATGGGTTCCCCCATTTCAACTCGGGGTAATGGCTTTGTCATCATGGCATTTAGGTCCGAAATTCCCCTCCTGGCTTAGATCCCAAAGGGATTTTGTTTATTTGGATATTTCTGTTACAGGAATCATAGATACCATTCCCAACTGGTTTTGGAATTTGTCAACCATATATTTTTCCTTGAATCTTTCTCACAATCAAATCTATGGGGAACTTCCTCATCGCATTGGAACTTCTCCTGTTGCTGATCTTGTATATGTGGATCTTAGTTTCAATCACTTTGATGGTCCTTTACCTTGTTTATCCTCCAAGGTAAACACACTAGATCTTTCAAATAACTTGTTTTCCGGACCTATTTCTAACCTGTTGTGTTCCAAAATGGAGGAACCCTACTGGTTGGAAATTCTTCACTTGGCAGACAATCATCTATCAGGAGAAATTCCTGATTGCTGGATGAATTGGCCAAACTTGGTTTCGGTAGATTTGGAAAACAATAGTCTATCTGGTGTTATTCCAAGCTCCATGGGATCATTGAACCTTCTTCAGTCGTTGCACCTCCGCAAGAACAACCTTTCCGGAGTTTTGCCCTCATCACTGCAGAATTGCACCAGTTTATTAGCTATTGACCTCGGTGAAAACCATTTTGTGGGAAATATTCCTGGTTGGATTGGTGAGAAACTCTCAGATTCCATTCTCATCAGCCTTGGTTCAAATAGGTTTCAAGGTCAGATTCCTGATAATTTGTGTTCTTTGAGTTACTTGACAATCTTGGACCTCGCACACAACAATCTCTCAGGGACAATACCAAAATGTTTCATGAACTTGAGCGCCATGGCAGCAAATCAGAACTCAAGTAACCCAATTTCTTATGCTTTTGGTCATTTTGGGACCTCCTTGGAAACCCTGTTACTGATGATCAAAGGAATATTGCTTGAATACAGTAGCACTCTTCAACTAGTAACAAGCATGGACCTTTCAGACAATAACTTAGCTGGTGAGATCCCAGCAGGGATGACTGATCTTTTGGGCTTGCGGTTCTTGAACTTATCGAACAACCATTTGAcaggaagaattcccaagaaCATAGGCAATATGAGGTTGCTAGAATCTATTGACTTATCAAGGAACCAACTTAGAGGTGAGATCCCTCCAAGCATGTCAGCTTTAACATTCTTGGGTTACTTGAACTTGTCAGAAAACAACCTGACTGGAAAAATTCCTTCAAGCACTCAACTCCAAAGCTTCGACATTTCCAGCTATGACGGGAATCATCTATGCGGGCCTCCATTGTTGGAGATTTGCAGCACAGATGCCACAACATCCGGTGACCATAATAATAACGAGAATAATGAAGGTGATGGATTGGAAGTGGATTGGTTATGGTTTTATGCAAGCATGGCTTTTGGATTTGTTGTGGGATTTTGGGTTGTGATGGGTCCTTTGTTGTTCAATAAGTCATGGCGATTTCGTTATTTTCGCATACTGGAAAGATTGGAATACAAGATCAGGAATGGTCATCACTAG